From the genome of Pseudomonas mohnii:
CATTATCTTCGACACTGATAATGACCCGCTCGCCGTGGCGCCGGGCCTGCAAACGGATGAGCCCACCACGGGCGGTGTGGCGAAGCGCATTGTCGATCAGGTTATCGAGCACACGGTCCAGTTGCGGCTGGTCGGCCTGCAAGTGCGGCAATGGCCCCTGCATTTCCACCAACAACTCAATGCCCTTCTGCTCGGCGCCCTCGGCAAATCGTAACTGCGCTTGCTCCAACAGATCCTCGATGGAACAGGGCGCGAGCGTCAGTTTCTGCAGGCCATTCTGGTAACGGGAAAAATTCAGCAGGTCGTTGATCAACTGCATCAAGCGCTGCATCTCTTCGTTCACCGTGTCCAGCAGATCGGCCTCACGGGATTCCGGGGGGAAATGCGTGCGCTCGCGGAACAGCCCGAACGCCATGTGCATGCCGGTGACCGGGGTGCGCAACTCATGGGAAGCGCGCAACACGAACTCGCTGCGTACCCGCTCGAAAGCGCGCTGCTCGGTGACGTCATGCAACACCATCACCGCGCCGAGAATATGGCCCTGGGTATGGCTGACCGGCGTCAGGCTATAGGTCAGCAGGCGCGACTCTCCATCGACCTCGACACTCAAGTCCTCCGGCGCCCGCTCCAGCGTTCCGCCACGCAGCACCAGTTGCAGCTGCTCATCGAGCTCGGGACGCTCCAGGGCGGTGCCCAGCCCTTGGCCGAGGCGATCGGTGTCCCAACCCAGCTGACGTTGCGCTACCGGGTTGAGGTGCTCCAGGCGCCCTTGACGATCTATCATCAGCAAGCCGTCATCGATGCTGTCGAGCACGGCTTGCAACCGCTGCTGGCCCGCCAGCAACTCATCGACGTTCGTGGCCTGATGTTCACGCAGCGCCTCGGCCATGATCCCGAAACGCTTGGTCAACTGGTTCAACTCCACCGCCGAGGAAATCGGCAGCGTGACGTCGAATTTGCCTTGGCCAATATTGTCCGCCGCCTGCGCCAAAGCTTCGATGGGCTCCCCGAAACGCCGGGCGATGGCATGAGCGGTCACGAAACCAATGATCAGCACCGCGAGACCGACCAACCCCAGAAGCCCGGCGATCAGCAGCGCTCGCTCACGGGACGAACGCTCCGTCGCGCTGATGTTATCCAGCGCCTGCTTGTGCTCATTGAGCAAACCCGTTCGCAGCGCATTGAATTTTTCAGTGAGCGCCTGGTTGCCACTTAGCACATGCGTCGGTTCATCGGCCGCTTCATACGCCTGGATGAAGCTCAAGTAGTCAGCCTTGGCTTTTCTGAAGCCGTTCTCATTGCCTTCGACCGGCAACTCTTTGGCAATGCCTTGATCCAAAAGCTCGAGGTAATGCTGCTTGGAAGCCTCAAAGGCCGCGGCGTCATGGTTTTCACTGAGCATGATGATCAGTTGATCGCCCAGGGTCTGGCGCAATTTGAGGCCCAGGTCCAGCGTGCTGAAGTTGTTGCGCACCAGGGCTTCCTGGCTCCCGGCCATTTGCATCACGCTGACCAGCCCGAGCAGCAGCCCGAGCAGCGCTACGGTGATGAGCGCGGAAATACTCAGGAACAGCCGGGTCCGCAACTTCATCGCCAGTTTCATCGGAGGCTCACAAGTTGTACTGCTTGCGTTTGCGGTACAGGGTCGAAGCGTCGATACCCAAAGTCTTCGCCGCTTGATCCAGCGTGCCGGCAGTGGCCAGGACGGCTCCGATGTGGGCCTTTTCCAATTCATCCAGGCTCAACGCCGCGCCGATGCGTGGCGCATTATTGACTGGCGTGTCGGCCATCCCCAGGTGAACGATCTCGACCAGCTCCTGCGGGCAGATAATGCTCGCTCGCTCCACCACGTTTCGCAGCTCGCGAATGTTCCCCGGCCAGCGATAGCTCAACAGCGCTTCACGCGCCTCATCGCTGAAGCCCCGGGCCGGACGCGCGTACTCCTTGACGAACCGCGCCAGGAACCGGTCGGCCAGGGTCAAAATGTCTTCTCTGCGTTCGCGCAGCGGTGGCAAGTGCAAGGTGATGACGTTCAGACGATAGAGCAGGTCTTCCCGGAAACGGCCATCGCGGACCATGTCTTCGAGGTTCTGGTTGGTGGCCGCGAGAATGCGTACATCGGCGCGGCGGGTGACCGGATCGCCGACACGCTCGTATTCCTTGTCCTGGATGAATCTCAGCAACTTGGGTTGCAAAATCAGGGGAAAATCGCCGATCTCATCAAGAAACAGCGTGCCGCCGTCTGCCTGATTGACACGCCCCAAGGTGCTTTCGCTGGCCCCGGTGAACGCGCCACGGCTGTGACCGAACAGCTCGCTTTCCATGAGTTCGGCGGTCAGCGACGGACAATTGATGGTGATGCAGGATTTTTTCGCCCGCTTGCTCCAGCCGTGAATCGCCTGGGACAGTTCGCCTTTACCGGTGCCGGATTCGCCGAGAATCAAAATATTGGCATCGGTCACCGCCACCTGGCGGGCGGTTTCGAGCACCACCTTCATCGCCGGACTGTGGGAATCCAGGCCGTCCTTGGGTTTGCGCACTTCGCCTTCCAGGGCTTCCAGACGCGCCGACAATTGCCGGACTTCCAACTGTTTGGCGGTTGCCAGGCGCAATTGATCGGGACTGCAGGGTTTGACCAGATAATCGGCAGCACCGGCCTGAATAGCATCCACAGCAGTGTCCACGGCCGAGTGCGCGGTGACGATCACCACGCGCATCCAGGGCGCCTGAATCCGCATCTGCGCCAGCACATCCAGACCGTTGTCTTCTCCCAGACGCAAATCAAGGAAGCACAGGTCGAAGACCTGACGTTGCAACAACGCGTCGGCCTGCGCAGCACTGTTGGCGGTCGCCACGCTATAGCCCTCGTCTTCCAGGCAATAGCGAAAGGTACGCAGGATGGCAGACTCATCATCCACCAGAAGAATACGACCTTGGTGCTCAGTGGCGGATTCCATTTTCCTACGCTCCTTAACGAATGATCTTGGTTAGTCCCGGAAAAATCGGGCAAGTTGCATGGTTTATTCTGATGCATTCCTTCCATGGCAGGTTAGCTCTCTCTTGACACGATGCCTTGTGTCCATTTCTGACACCTGCGCCCTACGCTCAATTCAAAAATTATGCGACCTCGGGCAAATCGATCGTGCATTACGCACGACGGCGCAAAGGGCCATCGTGCAGGATGCGTCCGCAGTCCTTTGCGCAAATTATCTAATAGATTGATTTATAACGATTTTTCCATATAAAAAAGCTGGCATGCAGGCTGCAACAACCTGAGTAATGCAGGGCAACAACAAACGCCCTCAACGAAATGAACCCCAGCGTGGGAGGAGCCTCAGGATGAATTGCCAACGTGCCGCCCAATTGCTTTTCTCGCCACTGCATCTGCAGCAAGGTCTGTTCGCCGTGCTCGCGCTGCTGATCACGTTGATCGCAGGCCAACAGTTCCTGCGCTGGGAGCAGAACCAACAGCAGGAAGCGTCGCGCGTTTCCTTTCAACATCCGACACAGACTCACTTCAGCGCCGCCAGCAGCGGCATGAGCGACAACACCTCCATACGAATGATGGATGTCGATCAGGCTCGGCCAGACGATGAGATGCCTCGTCAGGAGCGCTGGGTGTTCTAGGTTCACACCTTTGGCGCGATCGCCGCGCCGTAACGAGCAACACCTCTAAATAGAAGCGTAAGGAGAATCACCATGTTGAGCTGGGCAATCACATTCTTGATCATTGCCATTGTCGCTGCCGTACTGGGCTTCGGTGGTATCGCGGGCACCGCCACGGGTATCGCCAAGATTCTCTTTGTCGTGTTCCTGGTGATGTTCATTGCTTCCTTCTTCTTTGGCCGTCGCGG
Proteins encoded in this window:
- a CDS encoding KinB sensor domain-containing domain produces the protein MKLAMKLRTRLFLSISALITVALLGLLLGLVSVMQMAGSQEALVRNNFSTLDLGLKLRQTLGDQLIIMLSENHDAAAFEASKQHYLELLDQGIAKELPVEGNENGFRKAKADYLSFIQAYEAADEPTHVLSGNQALTEKFNALRTGLLNEHKQALDNISATERSSRERALLIAGLLGLVGLAVLIIGFVTAHAIARRFGEPIEALAQAADNIGQGKFDVTLPISSAVELNQLTKRFGIMAEALREHQATNVDELLAGQQRLQAVLDSIDDGLLMIDRQGRLEHLNPVAQRQLGWDTDRLGQGLGTALERPELDEQLQLVLRGGTLERAPEDLSVEVDGESRLLTYSLTPVSHTQGHILGAVMVLHDVTEQRAFERVRSEFVLRASHELRTPVTGMHMAFGLFRERTHFPPESREADLLDTVNEEMQRLMQLINDLLNFSRYQNGLQKLTLAPCSIEDLLEQAQLRFAEGAEQKGIELLVEMQGPLPHLQADQPQLDRVLDNLIDNALRHTARGGLIRLQARRHGERVIISVEDNGEGIAYGQQGRIFEPFVQVGRKKGGAGLGLALCKEIVQLHGGRMGVYSRPGQGTQFYMALAV
- a CDS encoding DUF1328 domain-containing protein, coding for MLSWAITFLIIAIVAAVLGFGGIAGTATGIAKILFVVFLVMFIASFFFGRRGRG
- the algB gene encoding sigma-54-dependent response regulator transcription factor AlgB, producing MESATEHQGRILLVDDESAILRTFRYCLEDEGYSVATANSAAQADALLQRQVFDLCFLDLRLGEDNGLDVLAQMRIQAPWMRVVIVTAHSAVDTAVDAIQAGAADYLVKPCSPDQLRLATAKQLEVRQLSARLEALEGEVRKPKDGLDSHSPAMKVVLETARQVAVTDANILILGESGTGKGELSQAIHGWSKRAKKSCITINCPSLTAELMESELFGHSRGAFTGASESTLGRVNQADGGTLFLDEIGDFPLILQPKLLRFIQDKEYERVGDPVTRRADVRILAATNQNLEDMVRDGRFREDLLYRLNVITLHLPPLRERREDILTLADRFLARFVKEYARPARGFSDEAREALLSYRWPGNIRELRNVVERASIICPQELVEIVHLGMADTPVNNAPRIGAALSLDELEKAHIGAVLATAGTLDQAAKTLGIDASTLYRKRKQYNL